TCAGCGTGATGTAATTCCCCAAAAGATAGGAAAGCCGCTCGTCGTCGTCTTTGAAATATATGGATTCCCGCATACCTTTGGGATTTTGATCGATAAAACAAAAAATGCATTTGTTCTTGCAGCCCTTGTGTTTGTCACCGAGAAAAGTACCGAATTCCAAGCCGAGGGACTCATATTCCCCTTTGACGAACTGCAGCGTATAAGATTTTCCGGTTCGGGAAAAAACCAAGTCCACTTTGCTCTCAGTCGTATAAAACCCGTAATCCAGCGTGTCGCGGATCGAATGGCCGTTGACGCTCACGAGCATGTCGCCGCCGCGCACACCGTGATTGGCGCATATGCTGTTTTCGGTCACGCCGACAATTTCAATACTCATCTGATTACCATCCTTAAATCCCTGCTTGCAGTGGGATTTCTCCGCGGCGAAGTTGAAATTTGGTTTATGAAGGCTATTATCAGTCTGAGATTCTTCAACTTTGCGCACGGGGTGCGCTGCGTTCAGAATGACAAATCAATTTTAAACACTCTACGGGGAGTTTGGAACGTAAGATACAAACTTTCTACTTGAAAACATATTTCAATAAAAATATGTTTTTAAGTTTTTTACGCAAAAAAGGAGAGGATATTGACCCTCCCCTTATCGCAGTCGCTTTACCTGAGATTACTTCTTTTCCTCTTCGTGGGATACGACTTCTTTATCGCCGTAATAACCGCAGTTGCCGCAAACCTTATGCGGAACGGTCAACTCTTTGCAGTGAGGGCATTTGACCAGCGTCGGCGCATCGAGCTTCCAAACGTTTGAACGACGCTTGTCTCTGCGTGTGCTGGAAACTCTCCTCTTAGGTACAGCCATTTCTTTTTCCTCCTAAATGTTATGAAAAAATCAGTCGCCCGAAATGTCCTCATCTTCAAACAATACGGGTTTCGGGTTGTCACATCCGCAGGATCCGTTGTTGAGATTACCTCCGCAGTTGATACACAGTCCCTTGCAGTTTTCCTTACACAGTCTCCGCTGCGGCACACAGAACATCATATCGTCCCAGACAATGGGATTGAGTTCGAGGCGTCCGTTTGCGTCAGGCTTTATGATGTCTCCGAGTTCCGATTCGGAATCAAAAAGCTTGTGTGAAAAAATCTCGCTGTGAGCCTGCTCGAATTCTTCGGTGCAGCGGTCACATTCAAGGGTCAGGATAAAATCCACGGAGAGTTCAAGCATGATGTCGCCGCTGTCATTACATGCGGTCGCTTTTACCGTGACCGGATGATTTACAATCGGTGATATCTCGCTCTGCCACTCAATAAAGTCGCAGATCCCCTCGCGTTTTACCTTCGCGCCCGGATTATCAATCAAATCAGAGATGTCAATAAACATGGAAATCCCCCCAAGAACGCAAAAGCGTGGATAATTATATCACCGTGTCAAAATAATGTCAACCCCGAAAAATCAAGATTTAATCGAAATATCCCTCGAATTTTTCAAAGGCGGGCGTCAGTTTTTTTACCTCTCCCGCAAACAACCGGCAGGAAACTGCGCGAGATTCAAAAGCCGAAACTACGTTTTCGGTTTGCGTGTCGTAAAACTCATCAAGTGAATCTAATTCTTCGATAAAATCGGTTGATGTGAAACTGGCGTTTCGTTTTAAATACAAATCCCGCAGCGTATCATAAATATCCGGTATCGTGTAAAACTGTGCATCAGCCCAATACAGTGTTTTCTTGCTGCCGTTATTTATAACTCCGGCAATTGAATTACAGACAGACGCGTCAAACAGGAAGGTATATTTCAATTCACCGATCGTTTGGCAGGTTTCTATGCAGGTCGATACTTTCCCCTGCTCAAACTGAACGAGCGCTGTTTCCATTTTTGAGGCATAATCTAATGGAATTTCATAGGAACTCTGTTTTCGGTTCCGGCTGTTTAACACAAAAAATGTAGAATCAATTCTCATAAAGAACTTACGCATTTCCGCATTCAGCTCAAAAGCCGATGAATAAATACGTCCCGCTTTGTTATATTCTCCCGCAGCGACGGCATCTTCATACGCCGTATTGATGTTCCGGACATAATAATTCATAATCTGCGCCTGTACCGTTGCGACATATTCGGCGTTTTCCATCTCTGTAATATCAATTCCGAACTCTAGGAGCGCTGTTTCGTCTACATCTTGATTTAAATTGGTGAAAAACGGGAGGAAATTGTATGGAATTACAGCTGTTTGATCGAAAGCAAGAAGCAGTTTTGCATAGAGTTCATAACTGTACCGAAAGATCTCGGCATCATATCGGTTTGTATTATCCAAATTCGTATGACGAAAATTCACGGCGAATTCACTTACATCAAGATCCAGGCCGACTGTGGGAATACCGATCGATTCGAAGATGTACCCGCTCTCACCGCCAATGATATTATTGCTGATCGTAACACCGTTTTCAAACGTTCCCGTCAAATCCGAAAGCGTATTGCTCACAAAGGTCTCCAATCCGACGCTGACCGCTAACGGATAACTCGTACCGTGATCTGCGGCAGGCATAGTGATATCGATATGCACCGTGTTGCCTGAAGTCCATTCGGCATGTGTTTGCGTCAGTTGAATATAAGCACCGTAAGAAGTAGAATAATCGGTGTTGCGTTTCGCAAATTCCGAACCGCCGTATGCGACAAACACCAATGTTTTTTGCGGGGTATATCCGCTGTTTTTGACTGCTTGCGCAAGACCGAGCAGCAATGCGACACTGCAGCAATTTTCATTATAACCGTAATAAAACCGATCGTAATCCGCTGTAATGATGATTCTGGAATTTTCATCGAGCCCCGGAATATACCCGACAACATTATAACCGGTCGAATTATCGGTGAACCCAAAATCGGTATTAAGCGTCACTACGACCGCGCTCTCGTTTTCAACTGCATCTTCATAGGCGCCAAGCAGCACCTGAGCGTCTGTTTCCGTCATATTTAAAACTGCCATGGACGACGTCACAGAATACGTATCCGAAAAATAAGCAGTCGCCAGTTGTTCGTCTTCCTCAGAATTTGTAAAAGCTGTGATTAAAGCGGCAGCACCATGAGCTCGCGCTTGTTCAATCACATATTTGATTGTGTTATCGTCCTGATTATCGAGAATTGCCAAAACCGCTTTCCCTTTTACAGTTACATCCTCATATTCATCAGCAGAACCGTTTCCGACACTGATCAGGGTCAGACGTTGTTCTCCGGAACTATCGGATGGTAATGCCGAAAGCCGAAAGCTTACGACCTCACCCTGTTCTGTGCGATAACTGAGTTGAGCCGAACGAAAGGAGAACGAAGAACAGGAAAATTCCTCTTTTGCGACTCCGCTTAATCCAAGCTGTGACATTTTTGAGCTGATTAAATCTGCTGTCTGAGTTGCAGACTGTGATCCCGAAAGCGCAAAACCAAGTTCACTTTCAACATATGCAGACATTGTCTGTGCAAAAGATATATTTAAATCGTCGGGAATCTGTTGAATTAGAGCCTCATAAGCCCTGTCTTCTGAGATTTCAACGGATTTATACTCGCTTGCACAGCCGGAAAACGCCGCCCCAGTCGTCAATATGATGATTAATATAATTGATATCAGTGTTTTTTTATGCATCCCTTTTAACCGCATTTCTATTATAATAATGAACATCGTAAATTTGAATTTTTTATTTGCCGTCTTTTTATCTGACGCCGCCAATAATGCTACCTCAAAATCGATAAAATGTCAAGAATACACAGTTTATCAATAAATTTATAACAATTCGTTTTAATATGTTAAGATTATGTGAAGTCATAGTAAAATTATTCTCTCTTTATTGTAATATTTTAACTTCGAAAACCTCATTTGTGATGAAAACCCAAATTTTGAGTTTGACTCTTGACTTCTTCCGTGTAAAAACTGTATAATTGCTTGCGTCACGAAGAGTTACGTAAGCTATTTTTCCATTCGGAGGTTATATTGTGAAAAGGTACATCGGCATTTTTTCTGCTACGGTTCTTGCACTCTTCATCGCTTTCGGAAGCGGATGTTCTCTGTTACCGACAGAGGAAGAACTTCTGCCTCCGAAACTCGTCTCCGCCGCTGCGCTCAATTATACGACCGTCACCGTCGAAAAGGGAACCATTATTA
This region of Oscillospiraceae bacterium genomic DNA includes:
- the rpmF gene encoding 50S ribosomal protein L32; this translates as MAVPKRRVSSTRRDKRRSNVWKLDAPTLVKCPHCKELTVPHKVCGNCGYYGDKEVVSHEEEKK
- a CDS encoding DUF177 domain-containing protein — protein: MFIDISDLIDNPGAKVKREGICDFIEWQSEISPIVNHPVTVKATACNDSGDIMLELSVDFILTLECDRCTEEFEQAHSEIFSHKLFDSESELGDIIKPDANGRLELNPIVWDDMMFCVPQRRLCKENCKGLCINCGGNLNNGSCGCDNPKPVLFEDEDISGD
- a CDS encoding M28 family peptidase codes for the protein MHKKTLISIILIIILTTGAAFSGCASEYKSVEISEDRAYEALIQQIPDDLNISFAQTMSAYVESELGFALSGSQSATQTADLISSKMSQLGLSGVAKEEFSCSSFSFRSAQLSYRTEQGEVVSFRLSALPSDSSGEQRLTLISVGNGSADEYEDVTVKGKAVLAILDNQDDNTIKYVIEQARAHGAAALITAFTNSEEDEQLATAYFSDTYSVTSSMAVLNMTETDAQVLLGAYEDAVENESAVVVTLNTDFGFTDNSTGYNVVGYIPGLDENSRIIITADYDRFYYGYNENCCSVALLLGLAQAVKNSGYTPQKTLVFVAYGGSEFAKRNTDYSTSYGAYIQLTQTHAEWTSGNTVHIDITMPAADHGTSYPLAVSVGLETFVSNTLSDLTGTFENGVTISNNIIGGESGYIFESIGIPTVGLDLDVSEFAVNFRHTNLDNTNRYDAEIFRYSYELYAKLLLAFDQTAVIPYNFLPFFTNLNQDVDETALLEFGIDITEMENAEYVATVQAQIMNYYVRNINTAYEDAVAAGEYNKAGRIYSSAFELNAEMRKFFMRIDSTFFVLNSRNRKQSSYEIPLDYASKMETALVQFEQGKVSTCIETCQTIGELKYTFLFDASVCNSIAGVINNGSKKTLYWADAQFYTIPDIYDTLRDLYLKRNASFTSTDFIEELDSLDEFYDTQTENVVSAFESRAVSCRLFAGEVKKLTPAFEKFEGYFD